The segment TTGGTAACCAGTAGCAACGCGTTGCTTTCAGTTTACTCCACGGCAGCGGCTACTGTGAGTTCCATCACTTATTCGGGCTCGCAGGCGCAGTTTAACATTGCCGGTGTGCCAGGTTACAATTATGCGGTGCAGATTTCGACCAACTTGATTGATTGGTCTTCCATTAAAACCAATGCTTCGCCCTTTAGTATAACAGATACTAATCTGGTGGGTGTTCCCTGTCGATTCTATCGCACAGTTTACCTGCCGTAAGCGGTTTGAAAACAGAAGGGGCTCTCTTTCCGGAGAGCCCGAGGCGGGTGCATTGATGATTTTTGCGTCTTACGTGCGGGCCTCCGAATGGGAGGCCGATTACGCGTTACGCGGATCGTTCCTCCGATACAAACACCGACTCTTCAGTGAGGTTGCAAAAAATGCGTTGGAATTTTTGGGTTCGCTTCACGCGCGCTTTCCGCTACTTCATTTAGCGCGGAATGGCGGCAATAAATTACAATGGATCTTTTAGCTAAATGATCGCCATTCACGATCGTCATGTCCAGTGAGGGCGTGATCAAACTCGGGTTCGTGCTGGATTTCCGAAAGCGTGAGGTGAACGAAAACCTTCGACTCTGCCCAACTGACCTTGTCGATGGCCTGCGGGGGAATCAGGACGTTCTTCCCAGACCACGAATGACCGGTGGTCACTATCAGGTGACGAATGGCCCAATTTACTTCGTCAATGAGGAAGTCTTCAACGTGGCCAATTTCACCATCCAACGCTTGCAGTTGGTAGCCGGTGACTTCCTGAGTGCTCCTGAGGTGGGAATTTGCTTCGCTCACTTGTTCCTCCTCGTCCGGGTGTTGAGCCTGCCACATCGGGGGAATGATTGGGGCCGGATTCAGTCCCCACAGCCCCGGCCCGCCCCAATAGATTGGCCAGTTGTAATAACGAAAGTAATCACGTTCATGCTGACGCGCGACAGGCAACTCTGTATCGATGGAAGGGCTGTTTTCAATCCTTTCCCGTGTCAGGTTAACCTCCAACAGTTTGCCGGCAGGATAGATGTTGCCGATCGCATAAGGTGAGATCAGCACTTTGTGGCCGGACATCCATGATCCCGTATCGGCCACCAGATATCGAACAACCCAATCCTTATCGTCAAAATAAAATCCGGTGACGTGACCGATTTCCCC is part of the Pedosphaera parvula Ellin514 genome and harbors:
- a CDS encoding PRC-barrel domain-containing protein → MLHSVKNLHGYKLEALDGEIGHVTGFYFDDKDWVVRYLVADTGSWMSGHKVLISPYAIGNIYPAGKLLEVNLTRERIENSPSIDTELPVARQHERDYFRYYNWPIYWGGPGLWGLNPAPIIPPMWQAQHPDEEEQVSEANSHLRSTQEVTGYQLQALDGEIGHVEDFLIDEVNWAIRHLIVTTGHSWSGKNVLIPPQAIDKVSWAESKVFVHLTLSEIQHEPEFDHALTGHDDREWRSFS